A single Branchiostoma floridae strain S238N-H82 chromosome 11, Bfl_VNyyK, whole genome shotgun sequence DNA region contains:
- the LOC118425747 gene encoding uncharacterized protein LOC118425747, with protein sequence MVLFKSSAPIASDTVLDVLSGKTNISGLQIDESVTSITEVTADEDNVAWYNDPIYISVICVGAAVVVTIIIVLVICCATKSRRKPTSGRNLWDSDYAQRRVQQNMLIPRAKVSRDTARQMYHNPVYSVSE encoded by the exons ATGGTGCTTTTTAAGTCATCCGCACCCATTGCCAGCGATACCGTCCTGGATGTGTTGTCTGGGAAGACAAACATTAGTGGTCTGCAGATAGATGAGAGTGTCACCAGCATCACAG AGGTGACTGCAGATGAGGACAATGTTG CATGGTACAACGACCCGATTTACATCTCAGTCATCTGTGTCGGCGCTGCAGTCGTCGTCACAATCATCATAGTACTGGTGATTTGCTGTGCTACAAAG AGTCGTCGCAAGCCCACATCTGGGCGCAATCTGTGGGATTCCGACTATGCACAGCGCCGGGTCCAACAGAACATGCTGATTCCACGGGCAAAAGTCTCGCGAGATACTGCGAGACAGATGTACCACAACCCAGTGTACAGCGTCAGCGAATGA
- the LOC118426128 gene encoding protocadherin Fat 3-like, which produces MSAAANQATSQHLCHPGEDCSKVPTCGNVANCTDHGICVDYDTCLCDEQWAGDKCDQFSCAALDHCSGHGRCVDIDVCYCEQGWTGSSCVTPDCPAVNQCSRQGDCIGPNVCQCISGYQGLNCSQAQSCPELQECNENGACVTSSEGQKECRCFPGFSGASCDHPDCTEQNNCTNHGSCIEPNLCQCDSGYTGNDCANFSCEALSYCSGHGRCVSFDTCSCDPGWSGGSCSIANCSSKSDCSSQGTCVAPNTCECFPGFQGEDCSEENLPNENPPIFQQDRYDATIPENQPVGTTIITVCANDTDSGRNGEVRYRLVQTGLDDENFAVHPTSGVITSVVEFDFESLEHTSFSIIVEAFDQGVPTLTGTATITINITDQNDNKPVINIPPDTEYNLQTISPIGFHVTIVQATDADRSHDNSKITYGIPSVSPFVSIDATNGSVTVTSALQSGTYLVRVSASDHGSPPKTDERSFRMIVTNVSTNTAPQCPDDQRYEIASHNLTIGSTIATIEADDHDNGPNGNVSYSFKTKAGELANLFSIDPSTGRIYVETEVPQFNDTFSVVSMTVEVRDNAVDSMSCETNVVVVIMAPEFSGTVPDNVFPTTTPLAKTSEPQTTPFDESTAGSTTQPDITTEETESSTVLPTSERASTTKEYEGITSPTTTEDLPVVVEARFRGVMKIVNRGWNDELWDQESNEFKILAAEVQQELNNLFNNSNLGDTFDSAEVTGFS; this is translated from the exons ATGTCTGCAGCTGCAAACCAGGCTACATCG CAACATCTATGCCATCCAGGTGAAGACTGCAGCAAGGTTCCCACATGCGGAAACGTTGCTAACTGCACAGACCACGGAATTTGTGTGGACTACGACACCTGTTTGTGTGATGAGCAGTGGGCAGGTGACAAGTGTGACCAGTTTTCGTGTGCAGCATTGGATCACTGCTCTG GGCACGGTCGCTGTGTGGACATAGACGTCTGCTACTGTGAGCAGGGCTGGACGGGTAGCTCCTGTGTCACACCTGACTGTCCTGCTGTCAaccagtgttcccgccagggagACTGCATCGGTCCGAATGTTTGCCAGTGTATCAGTGGGTATCAAGGTCTGAACTGTAGCCAAGCTCAAAGCTGTCCTGAGTTGCAAGAATGCAATGAAAACGGCGCTTGCGTCACCAGTTCTGAAGGGCAAAAGGAATGTCG CTGCTTCCCAGGGTTCAGCGGTGCCAGTTGTGATCACCCAGACTGCACTGAACAGAATAACTGCACCAACCACGGCAGCTGCATAGAGCCCAACTTGTGTCAATGTGACAGTGGGTATACTGGAAATGACTGTGCTAACTTCTCTTGTGAAGCATTGAGCTATTGTTCCG gccatggacgctgtgtgagtTTCGACACATGCAGCTGTGATCCTGGCTGGTCAGGTGGTTCCTGTAGCATTGCAAACTGCAGCAGCAAGAGTGACTGCTCCAGCCAAGGCACTTGTGTTGCCCCAAACACATGCGAATGTTTCCCTGGGTTCCAAGGGGAGGACTGCAGTGAAGAGAACTTGCCAAATGAGAACCCACCTATATTCCAGCAGGACAGATACGATGCCACAATACCCGAAAACCAGCCGGTCGGTACGACAATAATAACGGTGTGTGCAAATGATACTGACAGTGGACGTAACGGTGAGGTCAGGTACAGGCTTGTCCAAACAGGTTTGGATGATGAAAACTTTGCAGTGCATCCTACTTCGGGGGTCATAACTTCGGTCGTTGAGTTTGACTTTGAATCGTTGGAACACACTTCGTTCAGTATCATCGTCGAAGCATTTGACCAGGGGGTACCGACACTTACGGGAACAGCAACGATAACGATAAACATAACGGACCAAAATGACAACAAACCTGTCATCAACATTCCTCCTGACACCGAGTATAACCTTCAAACCATCTCCCCCATCGGCTTTCACGTAACTATTGTCCAAGCTACTGATGCTGACAGGTCCCACGATAACTCCAAAATCACTTATGGAATCCCAAGTGTCAGCCCCTTTGTTTCCATAGATGCCACAAATGGTAGTGTAACCGTTACCAGCGCTTTGCAAAGTGGTACCTACTTGGTGAGGGTCAGTGCATCAGATCATGGTTCACCACCAAAAACAGACGAAAGAAGTTTCCGAATGATTGTGACAAATGTAAGTACCAACACAGCTCCACAGTGTCCAGACGATCAAAGGTATGAGATTGCTTCTCATAATCTTACAATAGGATCAACAATCGCAACCATAGAAGCAGACGATCACGACAATGGTCCAAACGGTAACGTTTCCTACAGTTTTAAGACAAAGGCAGGCGAGCTGGCAAACCTCTTCAGCATTGACCCGTCAACTGGTCGGATCTACGTTGAGACTGAAGTACCACAGTTCAACGACACTTTCTCAGTTGTTTCAATGACAGTTGAAGTCAGAGATAACGCTGTAGATTCCATGTCCTGTGAAACAAATGTCGTTGTAGTAATAATGGCCCCTGAGTTCAGTGGGACCGTGCCAGATAATGTATTCCCGACAACAACGCCGCTAGCTAAGACATCTGAGCCACAAACCACACCTTTTGATGAATCTACCGCCGGGTCGACAACGCAGCCAGACATTACAACAGAGGAAACTGAGAGCTCTACAGTTCTTCCTACATCAGAAAGAGCGAGCACAACCAAAGAGTATGAAGGCATTACATCTCCAACAACTACAGAAG ACCTTCCTGTGGTAGTGGAAGCCCGTTTCAGAGGTGTCATGAAGATCGTGAATCGTGGTTGGAATGATGAACTGTGGGATCAAGAATCGAATGAGTTCAAGATTTTGGCTGCAGAAGTCCAGCAGGAG CTGAATAATCTGTTCAATAACAGCAACCTTGGGGATACATTCGACTCTGCTGAAGTCACCGGATTCTCGTAA
- the LOC118425706 gene encoding G-protein coupled receptor 161-like, translated as MAATSFEAPFLVANETATETSSGVPTWLTCLEATFMIVIFMSSVIANLIVFALFYKKPSLLSISNRFVLNLSVSNFLMSLLVTPSVLVSAMARSWIFGDALCQVAGVLTTLLFAASIWTLVLVSLDRYCAIIAPLHYAMRITPSRCLYMMAAVWLVSAGLAVPPVAGWSRIQYQAEKCSCTVVWETSNHTDRYYTIFLAVVCFGLPCLIMAGAYSRIYRAAQKTTARARRNSVFPEPSSSTVTGLRTPKRRSSTDSIRSTLRGRRASNASDHPMAHIRDDWIAAKTGMVVMSTFLLCWIPHFTVMVLESTLSEPRLIPSWVERLALYLALSSCTVNPVVYVFRSRVMRHQLQALFARTSCTASGRRERVLELTTTSDSNQLQVNRRRASGSSLPTTSTCASSSSQSPSGRREPSVGSLASYTKPPMVTIHEHDEEVTSAVVHSSASPELVLDFNSLTRRSSADGSPVSSAPPPTPPMYTVPVLTVSGPTDLDGSSEDMHDVPLPFGCVVDMV; from the exons ATGGCAGCGACTTCGTTTGAGGCGCCGTTTCTGGTCGCGAACGAAACCGCGACGGAAACTTCCAGTGGGGTGCCCACCTGGCTGACTTGCCTCGAAGCCACCTTCATGATTGTCATCTTCATGTCGTCCGTCATCGCGAACCTGATCGTCTTCGCTCTCTTCTACAAGAAGCCGTCCCTTCTGAGCATCTCCAACCGTTTCGTCTTGAACCTGTCGGTGTCCAACTTCCTCATGTCGCTGCTGGTGACTCCGTCGGTGCTGGTGTCGGCCATGGCCCGCAGCTGGATTTTCGGAGACGCGCTGTGCCAG GTGGCCGGAGTACTGACCACGCTCCTGTTCGCAGCCAGCATCTGGACGCTGGTACTGGTCAGTCTTGACCGCTACTGTGCCATCATCGCGCCGCTGCACTACGCCATGCGGATCACCCCGTCCCGGTGCCTGTACATGATGGCGGCGGTGTGGCTGGTGTCCGCCGGGCTCGCCGTGCCGCCCGTGGCCGGCTGGAGTCGCATCCAGTACCAAGCAGAGAAGTGCTCGTGTACGGTCGTGTGGGAGACAAGCAATCATACTGACAG GTATTACACCATCTTCCTTGCCGTGGTCTGTTTCGGCTTGCCCTGCCTGATCATGGCAGGCGCGTACAGCCGCATCTACCGCGCGGCGCAGAAGACCACTGCCCGGGCCCGCAGGAACAGCGTCTTCCCTGAGCCCAGTTCCAGCACCGTCACAG GACTTCGGACTCCGAAGAGACGGTCCAGCACCGACAGTATCCGCTCCACCTTGCGGGGCAGGCGCGCGTCCAACGCGTCGGACCATCCGATGGCTCACATCCGGGACGACTGGATCGCCGCGAAGACGGGCATGGTGGTGATGTCCACCTTCCTGCTGTGCTGGATCCCGCACTTCACCGTCATGGTGCTGGAGTCCACCCTGAGCGAGCCGCGCCTGATCCCGTCCTGGGTGGAGCGACTGGCGCTGTACCTGGCGCTGTCGTCCTGCACGGTGAACCCCGTGGTGTACGTGTTCCGGTCGCGCGTCATGCGGCACCAGCTCCAGGCGCTGTTCGCTCGGACGTCCTGCACCGCCAGCGGACGGAGGGAGCGGGTCTTAGAGCTGACCACTACGTCAGACTCCAACCAGCTACAG GTGAACAGACGCCGTGCCTCGGGCTCCTCCCTCCCCACCACCTCCACCTGTGCCAGCAGCTCCTCCCAGTCGCCCAGCGGCCGGCGGGAGCCCAGCGTCGGCTCCCTGGCAAGCTACACCAAACCGCCCATGGTCACCATCCACGAGCACGATGAGGAGGTCACGTCCGCAGTCGTGCACAGCAGCGCGAGCCCCGAGCTCGTCCTGGACTTCAACAGTTTAACCAGGAGATCGTCGGCGGACGGTAGTCCGGTTTCTTCTGCGCCGCCCCCGACGCCGCCCATGTACACCGTCCCCGTGCTGACGGTGTCCGGACCGACCGACCTGGACGGGTCGTCCGAGGACATGCACGATGTACCTCTTCCGTTTGGCTGCGTTGTGGACATGGTCTAG